The following are encoded in a window of Novosphingobium sp. CECT 9465 genomic DNA:
- a CDS encoding sulfite exporter TauE/SafE family protein codes for MAVIVVIVCAIFGMLMVGLSVRANARFQHEETLPFQWLISRSQPLSQTVIRSGPRVFVLSFVPGLAICTLVLIAIGASTLTPRPGQEGMLLPSVLFIGGIFVAVYVLHIWLIEQTLRQDRS; via the coding sequence ATGGCCGTGATCGTCGTTATTGTTTGTGCGATTTTCGGTATGCTCATGGTGGGGCTGTCTGTCCGGGCTAATGCGCGGTTCCAGCATGAAGAGACCTTGCCTTTCCAGTGGCTGATTTCCAGATCACAGCCGCTTTCCCAAACAGTCATTCGGTCCGGGCCTCGTGTTTTCGTCCTGAGTTTTGTGCCCGGCCTTGCGATCTGCACCTTGGTATTGATTGCGATCGGCGCATCGACGCTGACGCCGCGTCCTGGGCAAGAGGGCATGCTATTGCCTTCCGTGCTTTTCATTGGCGGCATATTTGTTGCTGTCTATGTATTGCACATTTGGCTGATCGAGCAAACTCTGCGCCAAGATAGAAGCTAG
- a CDS encoding DUF3037 domain-containing protein: MSKFQGKYALVQYCPVPERLEFVNIGLMLVVPDQPYLEIRFATGQSRVDRLFGKQSKAYLDALKASFRSRLLDQFKVDPQGKYFDNFAARRANEIRLSPLQPILVSDVVADFNELFGSLVGDQEPIQREPQIRRKLREAFIKHGVDNLLEKPDEIDLPEYDLSLSVPFGYQNGCYNLIDGMRLPPQAAEGFKEAGKRAIEGNLIWKHFENGPRKKLVVVGDFSRQSNGFYNAVKDQFAQAHVGLYRLDDMRPLYDDIQLQAQVHGRH; encoded by the coding sequence ATGTCGAAATTTCAGGGGAAATACGCCCTCGTCCAGTATTGTCCGGTCCCGGAGCGACTGGAGTTCGTCAACATCGGCCTAATGCTGGTGGTGCCCGACCAGCCATATCTCGAAATCCGTTTCGCCACGGGACAATCGCGAGTGGATAGGCTTTTTGGCAAGCAGTCGAAAGCATATCTCGATGCACTGAAGGCTTCATTCCGCTCGCGGCTTCTCGATCAGTTTAAGGTCGATCCACAGGGAAAATATTTCGACAACTTTGCCGCTCGCCGTGCAAATGAAATTCGTTTGTCACCGCTTCAGCCAATCCTCGTGTCGGATGTTGTTGCCGATTTCAACGAGCTCTTCGGGTCGTTGGTTGGCGATCAGGAACCGATCCAGCGCGAGCCCCAAATTCGCCGCAAGCTTAGAGAAGCATTTATCAAGCATGGCGTCGACAACCTGCTAGAAAAGCCCGACGAGATCGACTTGCCTGAGTACGACCTGTCGCTGAGTGTGCCATTCGGTTATCAAAATGGATGTTATAACTTAATCGACGGCATGCGCCTGCCGCCTCAGGCAGCTGAGGGCTTCAAAGAGGCTGGCAAGCGCGCAATTGAAGGCAATCTGATCTGGAAGCACTTCGAGAACGGCCCTCGCAAAAAACTGGTAGTAGTTGGTGATTTTTCTCGTCAGTCGAATGGCTTCTATAATGCCGTAAAGGACCAGTTCGCTCAGGCCCACGTAGGTCTCTATCGCCTTGACGACATGCGACCACTTTATGACGACATCCAACTTCAGGCACAGGTGCATGGCCGCCATTAG
- a CDS encoding HipA family kinase has product MAFLIAIDILSHCFTYGAMRCGHNWQPTIIKRVIDRYASSTEVVQVATDVGNAYLKGMGNRQGDESLACEFVGSELAALVGLTVPPFAVVELQELEIVTVSGRLLTKGPAFLSQAQEKTITGDAEGRCLGRLRNRSDLALMIVFDTWVRNPDRCPPSDHLIPEPNRDNVMFRSVGGWFELLAFDHTHCFTETDLETGLAGDFFVDDPNVYGAFPEFLPHVDEADLRAACKTIADIDGEQVLEIVAAVPQPWGPSQAIRTRWAQQIINRAARVEDIVIPTLINQGQLGL; this is encoded by the coding sequence ATGGCATTTCTTATTGCCATTGACATCTTGAGCCACTGTTTCACCTATGGTGCCATGCGATGCGGACATAACTGGCAACCAACTATAATAAAGCGCGTGATAGACCGCTACGCGAGCAGCACTGAGGTCGTTCAGGTCGCGACCGATGTCGGCAATGCATATCTAAAGGGCATGGGAAACCGCCAAGGTGACGAATCTCTTGCCTGCGAATTCGTCGGCTCAGAATTGGCGGCTCTTGTCGGGTTAACGGTACCTCCCTTTGCAGTAGTGGAACTGCAGGAGCTTGAAATCGTGACGGTCAGCGGCCGTCTCCTGACCAAGGGCCCGGCCTTCCTATCGCAGGCACAGGAAAAGACTATCACCGGAGACGCCGAAGGCAGATGCCTCGGTCGGCTCCGCAATCGAAGCGACTTGGCTCTGATGATCGTCTTTGACACTTGGGTCCGGAACCCTGATCGCTGCCCGCCATCCGACCATCTCATTCCCGAACCAAATCGGGATAACGTCATGTTTCGTTCAGTCGGTGGTTGGTTCGAACTCCTGGCTTTCGATCACACCCATTGTTTTACCGAGACAGATTTAGAAACAGGTCTTGCAGGGGATTTTTTCGTCGACGACCCAAATGTCTACGGGGCCTTTCCAGAGTTCTTGCCGCACGTCGACGAAGCAGACTTAAGAGCTGCCTGCAAAACTATTGCTGACATTGACGGAGAACAGGTGTTAGAGATAGTCGCTGCGGTCCCTCAGCCTTGGGGGCCTTCGCAGGCAATCCGGACCCGATGGGCACAGCAAATTATTAACCGGGCTGCCCGAGTGGAGGATATCGTGATTCCGACGCTCATCAACCAAGGGCAGCTGGGACTTTAG
- a CDS encoding IS5 family transposase (programmed frameshift), which produces MSRGDLTEAEWRVLKGLLPIERENRGRGRPPEQNRSIINGILWRLRCGAPWRDVPPKYGSWNTIYRRFRRWTEAGVWETVAVTLAEVMADNGHYSIDSTTVRAHVSAAGRKRGTHRRALGRSRGGFTSKLHCLADALGRPLAFHLTVGEAADCKAYDALIGLPERKPDALLADKGYDADAIRADLVEREIKAVIPGRSNRRVKIEYDRALYMQRNRIERMFGQLKINRAIATRYDQLANSFLGMVHLATARYWLKFVHAA; this is translated from the exons TTGAGCAGGGGCGATCTTACCGAAGCGGAATGGCGCGTTCTGAAGGGTTTGTTGCCCATCGAGCGTGAGAACCGTGGTCGAGGCAGGCCGCCCGAACAGAACCGCTCAATCATCAACGGGATACTCTGGCGGCTTCGCTGTGGTGCACCTTGGCGCGACGTGCCGCCCAAGTACGGCAGCTGGAATACCATCTATCGCCGGTTCCGACGATGGACCGAGGCTGGGGTCTGGGAGACCGTTGCCGTGACACTCGCCGAAGTCATGGCAGACAACGGCCACTACAGCATCGATAGCACCACCGTTCGCGCCCATGTGTCGGCAGCGG GGCGGAAAAGGGGGACTCATCGACGCGCTCTTGGCCGCTCGCGGGGCGGGTTCACCAGTAAGCTTCACTGCCTGGCCGATGCCCTCGGACGACCACTCGCCTTCCACCTGACGGTTGGGGAGGCGGCAGATTGCAAGGCGTATGATGCCTTGATCGGGCTGCCTGAACGCAAACCGGACGCCTTGCTTGCCGACAAGGGCTATGACGCCGACGCCATCCGTGCCGACCTTGTCGAACGGGAGATCAAGGCCGTTATTCCCGGCCGGTCAAACCGGCGCGTGAAGATCGAATACGACAGAGCGCTCTACATGCAGCGCAATCGCATCGAGCGCATGTTCGGCCAGCTCAAGATCAACCGTGCCATCGCAACCCGCTACGATCAGTTGGCCAACAGTTTCCTCGGCATGGTCCATCTCGCTACCGCCAGATACTGGCTCAAATTTGTCCACGCTGCCTAG
- a CDS encoding toprim domain-containing protein has translation MLIALKPTQETIDIVAALKGRWHGSYAMCVCPAHADRTPSLSVRQGERGILVHCFAGCRSEDVLREISRTKPILNSPSPSYRPEGTAPNVRRIWDQGTKIRGTLGEVYLRSRRLPVDLPDLRFHPRCPFGRKPKTTFQPAVLVAVRTGDKLSAIQRIRLTDDGTWHDGKFMLGKPGQGAWAPEFEGTVLAIAEGMEDAASYTLIRGRPCWAALGNERLALITVPSRVTELYLAEDNDGPGRTAAMAAVDAHVVPGRCINRDPPPSKYRDWAETGTDI, from the coding sequence ATGCTGATTGCGCTCAAACCCACCCAGGAGACCATCGACATCGTTGCTGCACTGAAGGGCCGTTGGCACGGTTCCTATGCAATGTGCGTCTGCCCCGCGCACGCAGACAGAACCCCTTCCCTTTCTGTCAGGCAGGGCGAGCGGGGTATTCTGGTTCATTGTTTCGCGGGCTGCCGCAGCGAGGATGTCTTGCGTGAAATCAGTCGGACCAAACCGATCCTGAATTCCCCTTCGCCGAGCTACCGGCCAGAAGGAACCGCGCCCAATGTCCGAAGGATCTGGGATCAGGGCACAAAAATCCGCGGGACGCTCGGCGAAGTCTACCTTCGATCGCGTCGACTACCAGTCGATCTCCCCGACTTACGCTTTCATCCAAGGTGCCCGTTCGGCCGCAAGCCCAAAACCACCTTCCAGCCCGCGGTGCTGGTCGCAGTCAGAACCGGGGACAAGCTTTCTGCTATCCAGCGGATCAGGCTGACGGACGACGGAACATGGCATGATGGCAAGTTCATGCTCGGCAAACCCGGACAGGGTGCTTGGGCGCCGGAGTTCGAGGGCACTGTACTGGCCATTGCTGAAGGTATGGAAGACGCGGCAAGCTACACCCTGATCAGGGGACGTCCATGCTGGGCAGCGCTTGGGAATGAGCGCCTCGCCCTGATCACAGTGCCGTCGCGCGTTACAGAGTTGTACCTGGCTGAAGACAATGACGGACCAGGACGAACCGCGGCCATGGCAGCTGTTGACGCTCACGTCGTGCCGGGGCGGTGCATTAATAGGGATCCGCCGCCGAGCAAATACCGGGACTGGGCAGAGACAGGCACGGACATCTAA
- a CDS encoding lytic transglycosylase domain-containing protein: MGDCHAPPVHLETWSDIRTTPKGVVMKNLLFLLVALTPTPSSAREAILDLFSPEAKPDFAVLAPQLRGAVDLEQSVEPPPAPVDAFSPELNGDFELIPHSFTINPHAARPAVPSWMRAGASFMGPASSPFRPSQDDPLCQSRSFFPRFAISRDAQARRTAYFNLIVDVACDAGVPVVLFDALLAQESRYRPFARSSAGAMGMAQLMPGTAQYLRVTDPWDVRQNLVGGARYLREQLDRFGTWELALAAYNAGPGRVDQFVGIPPFRETRNYVRTIMGSIATPNSTGGVSLASAALPAPNAFRRVMLASFEGRSDVPEH; this comes from the coding sequence GTGGGCGATTGCCATGCGCCGCCTGTTCATTTAGAAACGTGGAGCGATATCCGAACCACGCCGAAAGGTGTGGTCATGAAAAATCTTCTATTTTTGCTGGTCGCTTTGACGCCGACGCCATCATCGGCGCGCGAAGCCATTCTCGACTTGTTTTCGCCAGAGGCAAAACCGGACTTCGCTGTGCTCGCCCCACAGTTGCGCGGTGCGGTCGATCTCGAGCAATCAGTGGAACCGCCTCCGGCTCCAGTGGATGCGTTTTCACCCGAGTTGAACGGCGACTTTGAGTTGATCCCTCACAGCTTCACGATCAATCCCCATGCCGCGCGTCCCGCTGTTCCTTCGTGGATGCGGGCAGGTGCATCATTCATGGGCCCTGCTTCTTCACCCTTCCGCCCTTCGCAGGATGACCCACTCTGCCAGTCCCGGAGCTTCTTCCCGCGATTTGCTATCAGCAGGGATGCCCAGGCTCGCCGGACAGCCTATTTCAACCTGATCGTCGACGTCGCTTGCGATGCCGGCGTGCCCGTTGTTCTGTTTGACGCCTTACTGGCGCAGGAAAGCAGATATCGTCCCTTCGCCCGCAGCAGCGCCGGTGCGATGGGCATGGCTCAGCTGATGCCCGGCACGGCCCAATATCTGCGTGTCACCGACCCTTGGGATGTTCGGCAAAACCTTGTGGGCGGTGCGCGGTATCTGCGCGAGCAGCTGGATCGCTTCGGGACATGGGAGCTTGCACTGGCTGCCTACAATGCAGGCCCGGGCCGTGTGGACCAGTTTGTCGGCATCCCGCCGTTTCGTGAGACCCGCAACTATGTGCGCACGATCATGGGTTCGATTGCCACCCCGAATTCGACCGGCGGCGTGTCGCTTGCCTCGGCGGCACTTCCCGCTCCCAATGCGTTTCGCCGGGTGATGCTTGCCTCGTTCGAAGGACGATCAGACGTTCCAGAACACTGA
- a CDS encoding helix-turn-helix domain-containing protein: MTIVQNQAAWEVNSRRRGGPAAIGACLPKLGMLETEQLTMITFMEDPADRARHAARVSKMMRGFEHTGTENAGRQRRRKLLDIIETFARMPPVTIDVPRIVWRDLYDAAASIAAMNIDWDSRCGPLIAASNDHLKCRIGWTAARKNIRRLAEYGLIIPHCLAGNGKRFLGSRNSEDRSDASGWSLAPLLLLVDYLTQLAATEKALAAQNLILPNQIRRTTSSAYRLLRPFEMGHLWADKARKKLDAIAAARRTYQRRKGSMDAIAVLGRLAEVATRLLDRLSERISLDDIASLTPSKDTRVRWDDHHQYSPEEALESVYGLAEGACRQEPDDIRTTPDADRLKEETVEAHHNALVSADTNDVYGIQRSGFVWAEAPALFPFIDGMVEIGARPGLNELHEVARVCQIGQATAARASATLGTGIALLCALITGHHLANGQIRKTPDAYMQALVRRARSGELNLGHTLLGRRKAVFGQGDTRASNMRISLRSSLH, translated from the coding sequence ATGACTATTGTCCAGAATCAGGCAGCCTGGGAGGTGAATAGCCGACGCCGGGGAGGGCCAGCAGCGATCGGCGCCTGTCTGCCAAAACTGGGGATGCTCGAGACAGAACAGCTGACCATGATCACTTTCATGGAAGACCCGGCAGATCGGGCAAGACATGCAGCGCGCGTCAGCAAGATGATGCGAGGGTTCGAACATACCGGGACCGAAAACGCAGGCAGGCAGCGTCGGCGCAAACTGCTCGATATCATCGAGACCTTCGCGAGAATGCCGCCCGTGACGATCGATGTTCCGAGAATCGTCTGGCGCGATCTTTACGATGCCGCCGCGAGCATCGCGGCCATGAATATCGACTGGGACAGCCGCTGCGGCCCGCTCATTGCCGCCTCGAACGACCATCTCAAATGCCGGATCGGATGGACCGCCGCGCGCAAGAACATCAGGCGCCTTGCCGAATACGGCCTGATCATCCCCCATTGCCTCGCCGGCAACGGCAAGCGATTTCTTGGGTCACGAAACAGCGAGGATCGCTCCGACGCATCAGGATGGTCGCTGGCGCCGCTACTCCTCCTTGTGGATTACCTCACACAGCTGGCCGCCACCGAGAAGGCCCTGGCCGCGCAAAACCTGATCCTGCCCAACCAAATTCGAAGGACAACAAGCAGCGCGTACCGGCTGCTGCGGCCGTTCGAGATGGGCCACCTTTGGGCTGACAAGGCTAGAAAGAAGCTCGATGCGATCGCTGCGGCGCGGCGCACATACCAGAGGCGGAAAGGATCCATGGACGCGATCGCAGTGCTTGGCCGCCTCGCCGAGGTCGCGACCCGGCTGCTTGATCGGTTGTCAGAGCGCATATCGCTCGACGACATTGCGTCGCTGACACCTTCCAAGGACACTAGGGTGCGCTGGGATGACCACCATCAATACAGCCCTGAAGAAGCTCTTGAATCCGTATACGGCTTGGCAGAGGGCGCCTGCCGCCAGGAACCTGATGACATTCGAACCACGCCTGATGCCGACAGGCTGAAGGAAGAGACAGTCGAGGCCCACCACAACGCGCTGGTCTCTGCCGACACGAATGATGTCTACGGCATCCAGCGATCGGGGTTCGTTTGGGCCGAAGCCCCTGCCCTCTTCCCTTTCATCGATGGCATGGTCGAAATTGGAGCCCGACCGGGCCTGAACGAGCTCCACGAGGTCGCTCGCGTCTGCCAGATAGGCCAGGCTACGGCCGCGCGGGCAAGTGCGACACTGGGCACAGGGATCGCACTCCTGTGCGCGCTGATCACCGGGCATCACCTGGCCAACGGACAAATCCGCAAGACGCCCGATGCATACATGCAGGCGCTGGTGCGGCGCGCCCGCAGCGGTGAGCTCAATCTCGGCCACACGCTGCTCGGCCGCAGAAAGGCAGTATTCGGCCAGGGGGATACAAGGGCGTCGAATATGCGTATCTCTCTTCGATCATCGCTGCACTAG
- the traL gene encoding type IV conjugative transfer system protein TraL: protein MDQYSIPKHLDDPELIGFWTLDEFLVMVIPFTWGILAQHVVIGLLLALAAWFGYRKVKAGRSMHWVLHFAYWHLPGEFFGLKVAPPSHLRVMAG from the coding sequence TTGGACCAGTATTCGATCCCAAAACATCTCGACGATCCAGAACTGATCGGGTTCTGGACCCTCGATGAATTCCTGGTGATGGTCATACCCTTCACCTGGGGCATCCTCGCTCAGCACGTTGTCATCGGGCTCCTTTTGGCCCTGGCTGCGTGGTTCGGCTATCGCAAAGTCAAAGCTGGGCGTTCGATGCATTGGGTCCTGCATTTTGCCTATTGGCATTTGCCGGGAGAATTCTTCGGTCTGAAGGTCGCTCCGCCATCTCATCTTCGTGTGATGGCGGGCTGA
- a CDS encoding type IV conjugative transfer system protein TraE, which yields MEISFAHEASQRTLKQRNLLALICVVLGILVVVMFTAASTRDREVVLQPILPSQMTLSSAALTPEYLEAVTRDTAQLALNRSPETLQYWLDGIVAISAPEARGALKAKLLRIVAEQEGSQVTQFVTINWIRTDPENLTSQVGGVLHTIVGSKDVRREHKIFEFHWTYTGVSLRLKGFGVVVKKEGANQ from the coding sequence ATGGAAATCTCTTTTGCTCATGAGGCGTCGCAGCGGACCCTCAAGCAGCGCAACCTGCTTGCGCTCATCTGTGTCGTGCTCGGCATTCTCGTGGTGGTCATGTTCACCGCAGCATCGACGCGGGACCGCGAGGTCGTGCTGCAGCCCATCCTGCCCAGCCAGATGACGCTGAGCTCTGCGGCGCTCACGCCCGAATATCTTGAGGCCGTGACGCGCGACACCGCGCAGCTCGCGCTCAACCGCTCGCCCGAAACACTCCAGTACTGGCTTGATGGCATCGTGGCCATTTCCGCGCCGGAGGCGCGCGGGGCTCTCAAGGCCAAGCTTCTGCGGATCGTGGCTGAGCAGGAGGGGTCGCAGGTGACCCAGTTTGTCACGATCAACTGGATCCGCACCGATCCGGAAAACCTCACCAGCCAGGTCGGCGGCGTCCTTCATACCATCGTCGGATCCAAGGACGTGCGCCGCGAGCACAAGATCTTCGAATTTCACTGGACCTACACCGGCGTGTCGCTGCGCCTGAAGGGGTTTGGTGTCGTCGTTAAGAAGGAAGGAGCCAACCAATGA
- a CDS encoding type-F conjugative transfer system secretin TraK, with amino-acid sequence MTFSVSTLCFASGAPLLFRIDSHLLRGLGAALFTVGFVMAATPAFADENILAVDNGEVRCRASKADLTRISLKDDRFVSVSRVQTGVEGQDFSIVHEPTRGDIYISVPEAYSKPNISFFGTTQKGLVYKFDCQIGGDSAVQVFVGNADIENPSAKPEVLTASGSLQDRAVGLVRAMFEQRPVTGFEIRDAARAPVNVGDMKVQLITEYRSPTMTGKVLRIENASSSPIALREELIAGDGAIAVTISNPNLASGQATAAYVVVPAGR; translated from the coding sequence ATGACCTTCTCTGTCTCGACGCTCTGCTTTGCCTCGGGCGCGCCGCTGCTTTTCCGCATCGACAGCCATCTTCTTCGCGGGCTTGGCGCTGCACTTTTCACTGTCGGATTCGTCATGGCGGCCACGCCAGCCTTTGCTGACGAAAACATCCTCGCCGTCGATAATGGAGAGGTTCGCTGCCGGGCATCCAAGGCCGACCTGACGCGCATTTCGCTGAAGGATGACCGGTTCGTGTCGGTATCCAGAGTGCAAACTGGCGTCGAGGGCCAAGACTTCTCGATCGTCCACGAACCCACCCGCGGCGATATCTACATCTCGGTCCCCGAAGCTTATTCAAAGCCGAACATCTCCTTCTTCGGGACGACGCAAAAGGGCCTTGTCTACAAGTTCGACTGCCAGATTGGCGGTGACAGCGCCGTGCAGGTTTTCGTGGGCAACGCCGATATCGAAAATCCGTCCGCCAAGCCTGAGGTCCTTACAGCATCGGGTTCGTTGCAGGATCGCGCTGTCGGGCTCGTCAGGGCGATGTTCGAACAGCGCCCGGTGACCGGCTTTGAGATCCGCGATGCGGCCCGTGCCCCGGTCAACGTGGGCGATATGAAGGTCCAGCTCATCACCGAGTACCGCAGCCCGACGATGACCGGGAAGGTCCTGCGCATCGAAAATGCAAGCTCCTCACCGATTGCGCTTCGCGAAGAGCTCATCGCCGGGGACGGTGCAATCGCCGTCACAATTTCCAACCCCAACCTCGCAAGCGGGCAGGCGACTGCTGCTTACGTGGTCGTGCCTGCAGGAAGGTAA
- a CDS encoding TrbI/VirB10 family protein — protein MDFLKRKPKDLDGAEADGRDAVDETGSIIDNDKAQKRQRMLFFGLGGVAVVASTMYVLRTETVVEEATKPGHETEVSTDALMNRQRVDQEWMAIYEGQVNSQDQRLKGVEAQAGQVAQLQSEIQALRGENAAMARDGQQVLEAYERENQQLRQQVTRGNPRLTAPGPVAAAREMGVPSPAASGAPSAALPRRGNDVQMVSFAQAGGTGSRIDPAKAPAVYTDSPNYLPPNSIANATVVVGVDATTNTRSQSDPLPVLLRITGPARSVYGDGKLLATRVQGCMVNGAAYGDLSSEKVYVKLQRMTCAQPGGRFAVSEVKGFIAFGGKVGVRGRVVSREGSLTTQAFLAGLVSGVGNAFQGANQIPRISQDPVLPSASDVGIQAIGGGAANAGNTLSDYLIERAEQYQPVVEMPTGAAVEVVFLDGTFIRN, from the coding sequence ATGGATTTTCTTAAGCGCAAGCCCAAGGATCTGGATGGCGCCGAGGCCGATGGCCGCGATGCGGTCGATGAAACGGGCTCGATCATCGACAATGACAAGGCACAGAAGCGGCAGAGAATGCTGTTTTTCGGGCTCGGTGGTGTCGCGGTCGTGGCTTCGACCATGTATGTCTTGCGGACCGAAACCGTGGTCGAAGAGGCAACCAAGCCTGGGCACGAGACCGAGGTGTCAACCGATGCCCTGATGAACCGCCAGCGCGTCGATCAGGAATGGATGGCCATCTACGAAGGCCAGGTCAATTCTCAGGATCAGCGCCTCAAAGGCGTCGAGGCGCAGGCCGGTCAGGTTGCGCAATTGCAGAGCGAGATTCAGGCATTGCGCGGTGAAAATGCCGCGATGGCGCGCGACGGGCAGCAGGTGCTCGAGGCTTATGAGCGTGAGAACCAGCAACTGCGCCAGCAGGTCACCAGGGGCAACCCCCGCCTGACTGCCCCCGGGCCGGTCGCGGCTGCCCGTGAGATGGGCGTGCCTTCGCCGGCTGCGTCCGGCGCACCTTCCGCCGCATTGCCCCGCCGCGGCAACGACGTGCAGATGGTGTCTTTCGCGCAAGCGGGCGGGACGGGCTCGCGCATTGATCCGGCCAAGGCCCCTGCGGTTTACACCGACTCCCCGAACTACCTTCCGCCCAACTCGATCGCGAATGCCACCGTGGTGGTCGGCGTTGATGCGACGACCAATACCCGCAGCCAGAGTGACCCGCTGCCGGTTCTTCTGCGCATCACTGGGCCGGCGCGCTCGGTCTATGGTGACGGCAAGCTCCTCGCGACCCGCGTTCAGGGCTGCATGGTCAATGGTGCGGCCTATGGCGATCTCTCCAGCGAAAAGGTCTATGTGAAGCTGCAGCGCATGACTTGCGCGCAGCCCGGCGGGCGCTTTGCGGTGTCAGAGGTCAAGGGCTTCATTGCCTTTGGCGGCAAAGTCGGCGTTCGCGGACGCGTTGTGAGCCGCGAAGGCTCGCTCACCACGCAAGCGTTTCTCGCAGGGCTGGTGAGCGGGGTGGGCAACGCCTTTCAGGGTGCCAACCAGATCCCCCGGATTTCCCAAGATCCCGTGCTCCCGTCAGCTTCCGATGTCGGCATTCAGGCGATTGGCGGCGGCGCGGCCAACGCCGGGAACACCCTCTCCGATTATCTGATCGAACGGGCCGAGCAATATCAGCCGGTCGTCGAGATGCCCACCGGTGCTGCGGTCGAGGTCGTGTTCCTCGACGGCACTTTCATCAGGAATTGA
- a CDS encoding DsbC family protein codes for MEFKWTTWKVAGAALALTGSLAAIAAAAHAAAADDAATIKAALVKRLPKTEITTIDCDKIKGVCEVQARQNLFYIDRSARYLIIGRVYDMETKQDLTAARLLEMNPDMLVGAGGAGEQEDAAEPTLARQAGAGGTQPLPRIDPAALAALPSSGSVVMGKGGRTITVFSDFRCGYCKRLHETLATLDVKVVERPISVLGTRPISEAVICATDKRRAVNEAYDGGAITSGRRCDTSGLDANEAFARKHGFTGTPVIVRDDGAVLHGFRPREFLETWLKEKVS; via the coding sequence ATGGAATTCAAATGGACCACATGGAAGGTGGCAGGGGCCGCCCTTGCGCTCACCGGCTCCCTCGCTGCTATCGCCGCAGCCGCTCATGCCGCGGCGGCAGATGACGCAGCGACGATCAAGGCAGCGCTCGTCAAACGTCTTCCCAAGACCGAGATTACCACGATCGACTGCGACAAGATCAAGGGTGTCTGCGAAGTTCAGGCACGCCAGAACCTCTTCTACATCGACCGCTCGGCGCGCTACCTCATCATTGGCCGTGTCTACGACATGGAGACCAAGCAGGATCTCACAGCTGCCCGGTTGCTCGAGATGAACCCGGACATGCTGGTCGGGGCGGGGGGCGCTGGCGAGCAAGAGGACGCGGCCGAACCAACACTGGCACGACAGGCAGGTGCGGGCGGCACGCAGCCACTGCCACGTATCGATCCCGCAGCGCTGGCAGCTCTGCCCTCGAGCGGCAGCGTCGTGATGGGCAAGGGTGGCCGGACGATCACCGTCTTCAGCGATTTTCGGTGCGGGTATTGCAAACGCCTCCACGAAACCCTCGCGACGCTCGACGTCAAGGTCGTTGAGCGCCCGATTTCGGTGCTCGGCACCCGTCCAATCTCCGAGGCGGTCATCTGTGCGACCGACAAGCGCCGCGCGGTGAACGAGGCCTATGACGGAGGCGCGATCACGAGTGGTCGGCGCTGCGACACCTCGGGCCTCGATGCCAATGAGGCCTTTGCGAGGAAACATGGGTTCACCGGCACCCCGGTCATTGTGCGCGACGATGGCGCTGTCCTCCACGGCTTCCGCCCTCGCGAGTTCCTCGAAACCTGGCTGAAGGAGAAGGTGTCATGA